The following are from one region of the Hymenobacter radiodurans genome:
- a CDS encoding aminopeptidase P N-terminal domain-containing protein, with the protein MRYGPLDPQLFIENRRNFVQQLLPASLAIFHANDTMPTNADGTMAFRQNNDLFYLSGVDQEESILLLFPDAKLPQHREILFLKETSEHILIWEGYKLTKDEARANSGVQTILWLDSFQQVLHALMNEAENVYLNTNEHIRAVVEVETRDARFIKEIKAKYPLHQYRRAAPLLHHLRAIKSQEEIRLMREAANITEKAFRRLLGFVKPGVWEYEIEAEILHEFVRNRSRGPAYGSIIASGASACILHYVSNDRQCQDGDVLLLDFGAEYGNYAADLSRSIPVNGTFTKRQRDVYEAVLSVMKFATSHLVAGNNIEDYHAAVGRHMEQELIKLDLLNEADVRNQDPAAPLYKKYFMHGTSHYLGLDVHDVGGKYRTFEPGMVYTCEPGIYIREEGLGIRLENDILITRSQPEDLMASIPLEIADIERLMRK; encoded by the coding sequence ATGCGTTACGGTCCCCTTGATCCCCAGCTTTTTATTGAAAACCGCCGCAATTTTGTGCAGCAGCTGCTTCCGGCGTCGTTGGCCATTTTTCACGCCAACGACACTATGCCTACCAATGCGGACGGCACGATGGCGTTTCGACAGAATAATGACCTATTCTACCTCTCTGGCGTCGATCAGGAAGAGAGTATCCTGCTTCTGTTTCCGGATGCCAAGCTGCCCCAACACCGCGAAATCCTGTTTTTAAAGGAAACCAGCGAGCATATTCTCATTTGGGAAGGCTATAAGCTCACAAAGGACGAGGCCCGCGCCAACTCCGGTGTTCAGACCATTCTGTGGCTCGACAGCTTCCAGCAGGTGCTGCACGCCCTTATGAATGAGGCGGAAAATGTGTACCTCAATACCAATGAGCATATTCGGGCGGTGGTCGAAGTTGAAACCCGCGATGCGCGCTTTATTAAGGAGATAAAAGCGAAATATCCGCTCCATCAGTACCGCCGCGCGGCGCCGCTGTTGCACCATTTGCGGGCCATCAAGAGCCAGGAGGAAATCCGGCTGATGCGCGAGGCGGCCAATATTACAGAGAAGGCGTTTCGCCGTTTGCTGGGCTTTGTGAAGCCCGGCGTGTGGGAATACGAGATCGAGGCCGAGATCCTGCACGAGTTTGTGCGCAACCGCTCGCGCGGGCCGGCTTACGGTAGCATCATCGCCTCGGGTGCCAGCGCCTGCATTCTGCACTACGTGAGCAACGACCGTCAGTGCCAGGATGGCGACGTGCTACTGCTCGACTTTGGGGCCGAATATGGTAACTACGCCGCCGACCTTTCGCGCAGCATTCCCGTGAATGGAACGTTCACCAAGCGTCAGCGTGATGTGTACGAAGCCGTGCTATCCGTCATGAAGTTTGCCACCTCGCACCTGGTGGCCGGCAATAATATAGAGGACTACCACGCCGCCGTGGGCCGGCACATGGAGCAAGAGCTAATTAAGCTGGACTTGCTCAACGAGGCTGATGTTCGGAATCAAGACCCAGCCGCGCCGCTCTATAAAAAATACTTCATGCACGGCACCTCGCATTACTTGGGGCTTGATGTACATGACGTGGGGGGCAAATACCGCACGTTTGAGCCGGGCATGGTGTACACCTGCGAGCCAGGCATCTACATTCGGGAGGAAGGCCTGGGCATCCGGCTGGAGAATGATATTCTTATTACCCGCAGCCAGCCCGAGGACTTAATGGCATCCATTCCGCTGGAAATCGCCGACATCGAGCGCCTCATGCGCAAGTAA
- a CDS encoding OmpA family protein yields the protein MKFSTKDPLRLPIRRFDANVTTIGVPIKFKLNNGWALKEDAIFAPYLSLAPGLMIASSDKFVNTGVGGETLLGNKDHYAGYLHGAAGIALNFSPSFGIFVQTGQIYALTNTIDNVDEGDLNDRYLQHSAGITYNFGKPKDEDMDGVPDRKDKCPATPAGVAVDEAGCPLDGDGDGVPDYQDKCPTEKGLANLEGCPDRDNDGVRDSEDECPDQAGTAALRGCPDADGDGVADKNDTCPDTPAGTQVDATGCPVNVDQDGDGVPDNVDKCPGTPTGATVDSTGCRVIDPALMEKVRPVQFETNSTVIRRQSYGTLDNMIKILDQYPEYSLRIAGHADSRGTNEYNQALSERRAASAKRYFTGKKVDPNRVTTVGFGEDQPAAPNTSAAGMAKNRRVEFTFEFYIPSQPQP from the coding sequence ATGAAGTTCTCCACCAAAGACCCGCTTCGTCTGCCCATCCGCCGCTTCGACGCGAATGTGACCACGATCGGAGTACCCATCAAGTTCAAGCTCAACAACGGCTGGGCCTTGAAAGAGGACGCTATCTTCGCTCCTTACCTGAGCCTAGCCCCAGGCTTGATGATCGCCTCTTCCGATAAGTTCGTGAACACGGGCGTAGGCGGCGAGACTCTGCTAGGCAACAAAGACCACTACGCCGGATATCTGCACGGCGCGGCTGGTATCGCCCTCAACTTCTCACCTTCCTTCGGCATCTTCGTGCAGACGGGCCAGATCTACGCCCTGACCAACACGATTGACAACGTGGATGAAGGCGACCTGAATGACCGCTACCTCCAGCACTCGGCCGGTATCACCTACAACTTTGGCAAGCCCAAGGATGAGGATATGGACGGTGTGCCAGACCGCAAAGACAAGTGCCCCGCCACTCCAGCCGGCGTAGCCGTGGATGAAGCTGGTTGCCCATTAGATGGTGACGGCGACGGTGTTCCAGATTACCAAGACAAGTGCCCCACTGAGAAAGGCTTGGCTAACCTCGAAGGTTGCCCAGACCGTGACAACGACGGTGTACGTGACTCTGAAGATGAGTGCCCAGACCAAGCTGGTACGGCTGCTCTCCGTGGCTGCCCTGACGCCGATGGCGACGGTGTAGCTGACAAGAACGACACTTGCCCTGATACCCCTGCCGGTACGCAAGTTGATGCTACAGGCTGCCCTGTAAACGTTGACCAAGACGGTGACGGTGTTCCAGACAACGTTGATAAGTGCCCAGGCACTCCTACCGGCGCTACTGTAGACTCTACTGGTTGCCGCGTGATTGACCCTGCTCTAATGGAGAAAGTACGTCCTGTACAGTTCGAAACCAACAGCACAGTGATTCGTCGCCAGTCGTATGGCACGCTTGACAACATGATCAAGATCCTGGATCAGTACCCCGAGTATAGCCTGCGCATCGCTGGTCACGCTGATAGCCGTGGTACCAACGAGTACAACCAAGCTCTGTCGGAGCGTCGTGCGGCTTCGGCCAAGCGTTACTTCACCGGCAAGAAAGTTGATCCGAACCGTGTTACTACGGTAGGCTTCGGCGAAGATCAGCCCGCTGCACCGAACACTTCGGCTGCTGGTATGGCTAAGAACCGCCGCGTAGAATTCACCTTCGAGTTCTACATCCCAAGCCAGCCTCAGCCATAA
- a CDS encoding DUF4252 domain-containing protein, protein MYTKLRLLSLVAILGLGLTVSCRTSGPETPARTVAEFFRKYENRSGFKATTLSAGFTTRLLLARLGKLGGNNELAQALTSVREIRMLTFTPTTDRAQRLVAAGLNKEVDGLLASERYTSIPVSADSARTTITRYAIRQQGDRVPELVATGNVEAVPESFALIAVSGNFTRSQVDELIKFLPGAVGELTQ, encoded by the coding sequence ATGTATACCAAACTACGTTTGCTTTCGCTGGTCGCCATACTCGGCCTTGGCCTCACCGTGAGCTGCCGCACAAGCGGCCCCGAAACCCCAGCCCGCACGGTAGCGGAGTTTTTTCGCAAATACGAGAACCGGTCCGGCTTCAAAGCCACTACCCTGTCGGCAGGCTTCACTACCCGTCTGTTGCTGGCCCGTCTGGGCAAACTGGGGGGCAATAATGAACTGGCGCAGGCGCTAACATCGGTGCGCGAAATTCGCATGCTCACTTTCACGCCTACCACCGATCGGGCCCAGCGGCTGGTAGCGGCTGGTCTCAATAAGGAAGTAGATGGCCTGCTGGCCAGCGAGCGATACACTTCCATTCCCGTATCCGCCGATTCGGCCCGCACTACCATCACGCGCTACGCTATCCGCCAGCAAGGCGACCGGGTACCAGAGTTGGTTGCTACCGGTAACGTGGAAGCGGTTCCCGAATCGTTTGCCTTAATAGCCGTATCCGGCAACTTTACGCGCTCCCAAGTTGATGAGCTTATAAAATTCCTGCCCGGCGCCGTTGGTGAGCTGACCCAATAG
- a CDS encoding EVE domain-containing protein: MNYWLVKSEPTAYSWADFVRDGRTDWTGVRNFQARNYLQQMQPGDLVLFYHSVTDKTVIGMAEVAAPAAPDATAPPESGWVAVALRPHQPLPKPVSLAAIKLDARLSQIGLLRQSRLSVMPLRSEEFDVVLELGS, encoded by the coding sequence GTGAATTACTGGCTTGTTAAATCCGAACCTACGGCCTATTCCTGGGCCGACTTTGTGCGTGACGGGCGCACCGACTGGACTGGCGTCCGCAACTTTCAGGCGCGCAACTACCTGCAACAGATGCAGCCCGGCGACCTGGTCCTTTTCTACCACAGCGTAACCGACAAAACCGTAATCGGCATGGCCGAGGTAGCTGCTCCCGCCGCCCCCGATGCTACCGCCCCACCCGAAAGCGGCTGGGTAGCCGTGGCGCTGCGTCCGCACCAGCCGTTACCTAAACCCGTGTCGTTGGCTGCCATTAAGCTCGACGCGCGCCTGAGCCAGATTGGCCTTTTGCGCCAGTCCCGCCTGTCGGTGATGCCGCTGCGCAGCGAGGAATTTGATGTCGTGCTGGAGTTGGGCAGCTAA
- the polX gene encoding DNA polymerase/3'-5' exonuclease PolX: MDNRALIRAFRLAASLLEVHDENPFKIRAYEGTAAALERLEFSVAEVERTGLPDRTGLSKTAAARVAEMLDTGSFEELTRLLSITPPGVVEMLNIKGIGPKKIRALWRELGVESPDALRAAAERDEVSKLKGFGKKTQDAILQALEFNDQSRGKLLYPQAEELAADLVARLQEALFTESVAVAGEVRRRLEVVENVVLVAATTHPEKAHKLLNSLDGLTADPMRSGPFAWRGTATTSGVKVEVLLVAKEDFTNQLFLLTGAEAHLSEIFAPQAAHGQPATLRQLLKKERFYQETAIYEKAGLQYVEPELREGLGELTLAKEHKLPNLLEDADLRGSVHNHSNYSDGAHTLRQMAEFLRDEGYEYLGICDHSQAAHYANGLSPERVRQQHREIDELNKELAPFRIFKGIESDILGDGALDYQPSVLASFDFVVASVHSNLKMDEARATTRLLRAIENPYCTMLGHPTGRLLLRREGYPIDYKAVIDACAKHQVIIEINANPWRLDLDWRWVRYALDQGVKLSINPDAHHTNGYADMRYGVFMGRKGGLTKEMTFNAMSREEVATYFAQRKAKIKPAEEFKTTLF; encoded by the coding sequence TTGGACAATCGCGCCCTGATTCGTGCCTTCCGCCTTGCGGCCTCGCTGCTGGAAGTGCACGATGAAAACCCATTTAAAATTCGGGCCTACGAAGGCACCGCTGCTGCCCTCGAACGCCTAGAGTTTTCGGTGGCCGAAGTAGAGCGCACCGGCCTGCCCGACCGCACGGGTCTGAGCAAAACTGCTGCGGCTCGCGTGGCCGAAATGCTGGACACCGGCTCTTTCGAGGAACTGACGCGTCTGCTCAGCATCACGCCGCCCGGTGTGGTGGAGATGCTGAATATTAAGGGCATCGGCCCGAAAAAGATTCGGGCGCTGTGGCGTGAGCTGGGCGTCGAAAGCCCCGACGCGCTACGTGCCGCCGCTGAGCGTGATGAGGTAAGTAAGCTCAAAGGATTTGGCAAAAAAACGCAGGACGCCATTCTGCAAGCCCTCGAATTCAACGACCAAAGCCGGGGCAAGCTGCTGTACCCGCAAGCCGAAGAGCTGGCCGCCGATTTGGTTGCCCGCTTGCAGGAAGCGCTATTTACGGAGTCGGTAGCGGTAGCCGGGGAAGTACGCCGACGCCTGGAGGTAGTGGAAAATGTGGTGCTGGTAGCCGCTACTACTCATCCCGAGAAAGCACATAAGCTACTAAACTCCCTGGATGGCCTTACCGCCGACCCCATGCGCTCGGGCCCTTTTGCGTGGCGCGGGACTGCTACAACCTCCGGTGTAAAAGTGGAGGTGCTGCTAGTGGCAAAGGAAGATTTCACAAATCAGCTCTTTCTGTTGACGGGTGCTGAGGCGCATTTGTCTGAAATATTTGCCCCCCAAGCTGCGCATGGGCAGCCGGCTACATTAAGGCAGTTGCTGAAAAAGGAGCGATTCTACCAGGAAACGGCCATTTACGAAAAAGCCGGACTGCAGTACGTAGAGCCTGAACTGCGAGAAGGCCTTGGTGAACTAACATTAGCCAAAGAGCATAAGCTGCCCAACTTGCTGGAAGATGCCGACCTGCGCGGTAGTGTGCACAACCACAGCAACTACTCAGACGGGGCACATACACTGCGTCAAATGGCCGAGTTTCTGCGGGATGAAGGCTACGAGTACCTGGGAATTTGCGACCACTCCCAGGCCGCGCACTATGCCAACGGACTCAGCCCGGAGCGCGTGCGTCAGCAGCACCGCGAAATAGATGAACTTAACAAAGAATTGGCTCCCTTTCGCATTTTTAAGGGTATCGAAAGCGATATTCTCGGCGATGGTGCTTTAGATTATCAACCCTCGGTGCTGGCCTCATTTGACTTTGTCGTGGCCTCGGTGCACAGCAACCTCAAAATGGACGAAGCCCGCGCCACCACACGCCTGCTGCGGGCCATTGAGAATCCGTATTGTACGATGTTAGGCCACCCGACCGGGCGGTTATTACTTCGCCGCGAAGGCTACCCAATCGACTATAAGGCCGTTATTGATGCCTGCGCCAAGCATCAGGTTATTATTGAGATTAATGCTAATCCGTGGCGGCTGGACCTAGACTGGCGCTGGGTGCGCTATGCCCTCGACCAAGGCGTGAAACTGAGTATCAACCCTGATGCGCACCACACCAACGGCTACGCGGATATGCGCTACGGCGTGTTTATGGGGCGCAAAGGTGGTCTGACGAAGGAAATGACCTTCAATGCCATGTCGCGGGAAGAAGTAGCAACATACTTTGCCCAGCGGAAAGCAAAGATTAAGCCGGCCGAAGAATTCAAAACGACTTTGTTTTAA
- a CDS encoding glycosyltransferase family 9 protein — protein MKILVLRFSSIGDIVLTTPVVRALKQQVAGAQVHFCTKPAYRSIIEPNPYVTKAHYLTGSLTDLVNELKAERFDYIIDLHNNLRTRLLKLRLGIPSSSFDKLNLRKWLLVNLKINTLPQQHIVDRYLAAAALLGVRNDGQGLDYFIPSKDEVSLNTLPVGFQQGYVAFAIGAQHATKRLPVDRIIELCGLLRRPVVLLGGPEDETTGHVVELAFAKHAAASPPLARKVPDSPYYFPSEASIAKAPHTIIYNACGQYSLNQSASLVQQAQLVVSHDTGLMHIAAAFKKEIFSIWGNTVPEFGMYPYRTEFRILERLGLSCRPCSKIGYEKCPQGHFKCMREIQFDLDLPPTRDGR, from the coding sequence ATGAAAATTCTTGTTTTGCGCTTCTCCTCTATCGGCGACATTGTGCTGACAACGCCCGTAGTGCGGGCGCTGAAGCAGCAGGTGGCGGGTGCGCAGGTGCATTTCTGTACTAAACCGGCTTATCGGAGTATCATCGAGCCAAATCCGTATGTGACTAAGGCGCATTACCTTACGGGCTCACTCACGGACTTGGTAAATGAGCTGAAAGCCGAGCGTTTCGATTACATCATCGATCTGCATAATAATCTGCGCACCCGTTTGCTGAAGCTGCGGTTGGGAATACCTTCATCGAGCTTTGATAAGCTTAACCTGCGCAAATGGCTGTTGGTGAACCTGAAAATAAATACCCTGCCACAGCAGCACATTGTAGATCGCTACTTAGCTGCTGCCGCGCTATTGGGCGTGCGCAATGATGGTCAAGGGTTAGATTATTTTATTCCTTCCAAAGATGAAGTGAGCCTCAATACGCTTCCTGTCGGCTTTCAGCAAGGCTATGTGGCCTTCGCTATTGGGGCGCAGCATGCCACCAAGCGCCTGCCCGTCGACCGGATCATTGAGTTGTGTGGATTGTTGCGCCGTCCGGTGGTATTACTTGGCGGGCCTGAGGACGAAACGACGGGTCATGTGGTGGAGTTGGCCTTTGCCAAGCACGCAGCGGCTTCGCCGCCACTCGCGCGGAAAGTGCCTGACAGCCCTTATTATTTTCCGTCGGAGGCCAGCATTGCTAAAGCGCCCCACACTATTATTTATAACGCCTGCGGGCAGTATTCGCTCAACCAATCGGCCTCTTTGGTGCAACAGGCGCAGCTAGTAGTGAGCCACGATACGGGCCTGATGCACATTGCCGCAGCCTTCAAGAAAGAGATCTTCAGTATTTGGGGCAATACAGTGCCGGAGTTTGGCATGTATCCTTACCGCACCGAGTTTCGCATTCTGGAAAGGCTAGGGCTCTCGTGTCGGCCGTGCTCTAAGATAGGTTACGAAAAATGCCCCCAAGGACATTTCAAATGTATGCGCGAAATTCAATTTGACTTGGATTTGCCCCCCACGCGCGATGGGCGTTGA